The following coding sequences are from one Ammoniphilus sp. CFH 90114 window:
- a CDS encoding 3-hydroxybutyryl-CoA dehydrogenase translates to MRIEKLMVIGAGQMGSGIAQVAAAAGLQVLLNDLKLEFVEKGLAGIKKNLSRDVSKGRKTQEEANAILTRMQSSTDINDAREVDFVVEAVIENMEIKGELFKKLDEICPSHAILASNTSSLPITEIAAVTRRPEKVIGMHFMNPVPVMKLIEVIRGLATSDETYATVEDLSKKMGKVPVEVNDFPGFVSNRILLPMINEAIYCVHEGVATPEAVDEVMKLGMNHPMGPLQLADFIGLDTCLYIMEVLHDGLGDSKYRPCPLLRKYVKAGWLGKKSGRGFYIYE, encoded by the coding sequence ATGCGAATTGAAAAACTAATGGTGATTGGTGCAGGTCAGATGGGGAGTGGTATTGCCCAAGTAGCGGCAGCGGCTGGGCTTCAAGTTTTACTTAACGATCTGAAACTAGAATTTGTAGAGAAGGGTCTAGCGGGTATCAAGAAAAACCTCTCACGCGATGTTTCTAAGGGTCGAAAAACGCAAGAAGAAGCAAACGCCATCTTGACACGGATGCAATCATCCACGGACATCAACGATGCCAGGGAAGTGGATTTTGTCGTAGAAGCTGTTATTGAGAACATGGAAATTAAGGGAGAGCTGTTTAAAAAGTTAGATGAAATATGTCCTTCTCATGCGATTTTAGCAAGCAATACGTCATCTCTGCCCATTACCGAGATTGCCGCAGTAACTCGTCGCCCGGAGAAAGTGATCGGGATGCACTTTATGAATCCGGTACCGGTCATGAAGCTGATTGAGGTCATCCGTGGACTGGCAACCTCAGATGAGACGTATGCAACGGTAGAGGATCTATCCAAGAAAATGGGGAAAGTCCCGGTCGAAGTCAATGATTTTCCAGGCTTTGTGTCCAATCGGATCCTGTTGCCGATGATTAACGAGGCGATCTACTGCGTTCACGAAGGAGTGGCCACTCCGGAAGCAGTAGATGAGGTGATGAAGCTTGGAATGAACCATCCCATGGGACCTCTTCAGTTAGCTGATTTTATCGGTTTAGATACATGTCTTTACATTATGGAAGTGTTGCATGATGGGTTAGGAGACTCGAAGTATCGACCATGCCCATTACTTAGAAAGTATGTCAAGGCAGGTTGGTTAGGGAAAAAGTCTGGCCGAGGGTTCTATATCTACGAATAA
- a CDS encoding acyl-CoA dehydrogenase, translating into MELAFTDEQEMMRKMVRDFAQNEIAPIVQHMEETDEYPLALVRKMGEYGLMGIPIPEEYGGAGMDFTSYILAIHEISKISATVGVILSVHTSVGTNPILYFGTEMQKKRYIPKLAAGNFIGAFALTEPGSGSDAVRMRTTAVKQGDNYILNGSKIFITNAGAADVYITFAVTNPGIGVKGISAFIVEKDTPGFKVGKKEKKMGLHGSNTCELIFENAVVPAENLLGEEGEGFHIAMSNLDNGRIGIAAQGLGIAEAALEYSVRYAKDRVQFGRPIASNQAIAFKIANLATQVEAAKLLVYRAADLRNRGLKCGKEASMAKCFATDTAMKSAIEAVQVFGGYGYTREYPVERLFRDAKVTQIYEGTNEIQRLVISKYLLEN; encoded by the coding sequence ATGGAACTCGCGTTTACAGATGAACAAGAAATGATGCGCAAGATGGTCCGAGATTTCGCCCAAAACGAAATAGCCCCAATCGTTCAACATATGGAAGAGACGGATGAGTACCCATTGGCATTGGTACGCAAGATGGGGGAATACGGCCTGATGGGTATTCCTATCCCTGAAGAATACGGTGGAGCAGGTATGGACTTCACCTCTTATATTCTTGCAATCCATGAGATCTCGAAGATCAGTGCAACCGTGGGAGTTATTCTATCTGTTCACACCTCGGTTGGTACGAATCCCATACTGTACTTCGGGACGGAAATGCAAAAGAAAAGATACATCCCCAAACTAGCTGCTGGGAACTTCATTGGGGCGTTTGCATTAACAGAACCTGGTTCTGGTTCTGATGCGGTAAGGATGCGGACAACAGCGGTGAAGCAAGGGGATAACTACATCCTAAATGGCTCAAAGATCTTTATTACAAATGCAGGCGCTGCGGATGTGTATATCACCTTTGCTGTGACTAACCCAGGTATTGGAGTAAAAGGCATTTCGGCTTTTATCGTGGAAAAAGACACTCCAGGCTTTAAGGTAGGGAAGAAAGAGAAGAAGATGGGGTTGCATGGTTCGAATACATGCGAGTTGATCTTTGAAAATGCTGTAGTCCCAGCTGAAAATCTGTTGGGGGAAGAGGGAGAAGGCTTTCATATCGCGATGTCTAATTTGGACAATGGCCGTATTGGAATAGCCGCACAAGGGCTCGGGATAGCCGAGGCGGCTTTGGAATACTCTGTTCGTTATGCCAAGGATCGCGTGCAGTTTGGAAGGCCAATTGCTTCTAACCAAGCTATTGCGTTTAAGATCGCCAACCTAGCTACTCAAGTAGAAGCGGCAAAACTATTGGTGTATCGCGCAGCAGATCTGCGAAATCGAGGTTTGAAGTGTGGAAAAGAGGCTTCTATGGCCAAGTGCTTTGCTACCGATACAGCGATGAAGTCGGCGATTGAGGCTGTTCAAGTTTTTGGCGGGTATGGCTATACTCGCGAATATCCGGTTGAGAGACTGTTCCGAGATGCTAAGGTCACTCAAATATATGAAGGAACGAATGAAATTCAGCGTTTGGTTATTTCTAAGTATCTATTAGAGAATTAA